The genomic interval TCCTGAACTCGCTCGACAGCGTGGGTTTGCGTGGCGACGGCCGCCTGCTGGCGCTCAACAGCTACGAAAATCGGGTTTACCAGGTCGGCATGGAGGAAGGGCCGCCGCTGGTGGCGAAGTTCTACCGCCCGGCGCGCTGGACGGACGCCGCCATTCTCGAAGAGCACGCCTTCGTCGAGGAACTGGCCGAGCGCGAGATCCCTGTCGTGCCGGCGCTCAAGCTGGGCGGGGGCAAGACGCTGCACGCCTTCGAGGGTTTCCGCTTCGCGCTGTTCCCCAGGCACGGCGGCCGCGCGCCGGAACTCGATGACAGCAACACGCTGGAATGGATGGGCCGCTTCCTCGGCCGCATTCACGCCATCGGCGCCCTGCGTCCCTTCCATGAGCGCCCCACGCTGGATATAAAGAGCTTCGGCGAGGAGCCGCGCGATTACCTGCTGGCGCACGACTTCATCCCGACCGACCTGAACGAAGCCTACCGCAGCGTGGTGGCGCAGGCGCTGGACGGGGTGCGGCGCTGCTTCGACCGCGCCGGCAAAGTGCCGATATTGCGCCTCCACGGCGACTGCCACGCCGGCAATGTGCTGTGGACCGACAGCGGCCCTCACTTCGTCGACTTCGACGACAGCCGCATGGGGCCGGCGGTGCAGGATCTGTGGATGCTGCTTTCCGGCGAGCGCGCCGACATGACGCGCCAGCTCGCCGACGTGCTCGCGGGCTACGAGGATTTTTACGATTTCGACACCCGCGAACTGCACCTCGTCGAGGGGCTGCGCACCTTGCGCCTGATCCACTATGCCGCCTGGCTTGCGCGCCGCTGGGACGACCCGGCGTTTCCCGCGGCCTTCCCCTGGTTCAACTCGCAACGCTACTGGCAGGACCGCGTTCTCGAATTGCGCGAACAGATCGCGCTGATGGACGAGGGACCGCTGTGGTCGGCTTAACACCGGGCGCCCTGAGCGCATAAAATTTAACTATACCTGACCAAAACGATGGTGTAATTTATCGCTTCAATGACCAAGCCCTTAGCCCAAACCACGAACACCCAAGTCATCAAGCTGGAAGAAGAGCTATACAAGCGCAACCAGCAGATCGCCTTGTTCAAGGAAGTGGTCATGGCGGTGCGCGAGCGCTTCGACGTCGAAGGCATTTTCGACATGGTGGCCAGCTTCGCGCAGGGGCTGATCAAGGCCGAAACCGTCCTGATTCCCGTGCTGGACGACAACTGCACCACCTACACCTACCGCGCCGGCTGCGGCCTGAATGCCGAGGAAATCGTCGGCGAAAGCCTGGACATCAACCTGGGCATCTGCGGCTGGGTATGGAAGCACCAGCGCCCCTGGTGGCACGGCGTGCTGGAAGAGCTGGACGCGGAAGAGCGCAACAAGTGGGAAAAGGAAGTCGGCAGCGTCATCCTGGTACCGGTGGTGGGCCGCAACCACTTTCTCGGCGGCATCGCCGGCATCAACAAGATCGGCGGACGCGACTTCGACCGCAACGACCTCGACCTCCTCACCCTGTTGGCCAGCCAGGTCGCCATCGCCATCGACAACAACAGCCTGATCGAGCAACTGGAGCAGGCCAACCGCAGCCTGTTCAGCGAGAAGAAAAAAGCCCAGGTCACCCTCTCGTCCATCGGCGATGCGGTGATCACCACCGATACCCAGGGACGCATCGAGTACCTCAACCCGGTTGCCGAACAGATCTTCGCCACCAGCCTGAGCGAGGCCAGATCGAAGCGCCTGGCGGAACTGGGCACCCTGTTGTTCGAACACAGCCGCAAGGAAGCCGGTAACCTGGTGGAGCGCTGCCTGCACAGGGGCGGACTGCCGGAACAGTACAACACCCTGGTCCTGGTGCGCGACGAGCGGCGGGAAATCTACCTCGAACCCAGCGCCGCGCCGATGCGCGACCAGAACGGAAAAGCGTTCGGCGTCGTGCTGGTGTTGCGCAACACGACACAAACGCATGAACTGACCAGCCAGCTTTCGCACCAGGCCACGCACGACGCCCTGACCGGGTTCTTCAACCGCCACGAGTTCGAATACCGCATCAAGCAGGCCATCCACGACGCCCATGTGAGCAACAGCGAGCACACCCTGCTGTACATGGACCTCGACCAGTTCAAGGTGATCAACGACACCTGCGGCCATATCGCCGGCGACGAGCTGCTGAAGCAGTACACCGCCAAGCTGGCCAGCCGGCTGCGCCAGGACGATATCCTGGCGCGCATCGGCGGCGACGAGTTCGGCCTGCTGCTGCAAAACAGCACCACCGAGCAGGCGCTGGCCTTCGCCAACAAGATTCTGGAGCTGACGCAGCATTTCCGCTTCGTCTGGGAAGACAAAACCTTCAGCATCGGCATCAGCATCGGCCTGATCAACATCGATCGCGAAAGTGCATCCGTGATGCACATCATGAGCCGGGTCGACGCCGCCTGCCACATGGCGAAAGAAGCCGGGCGCAACCGCATCTACGTGCACGACGAGGCCGACCAGGCGCTGCACGCGCGCCACGGCGAAATGGAATGGACGCCGCGCATCACCAAGGCGCTGGAAGAACAGCGCATGGAGCTCCATTACCAGCCCATCGTGCAGCGCGATGCGCCGGCGGACCTCGTCAGCCATTACGAGATCCTCATCCGCATGCGCTCCGAATCCGGCCAGCTGATCGCCCCCGGCGCCTTCCTGCCGGCCGCGGAGCGCTACAACCTGATCGCCACCATCGACCGCTGGGTCGTCAGTACCTATTTCCGCTGGCTGGCTGAGCACCCCGGCCACCTGCAAGCGCTGGAGCTCGGCTCCGTCAATCTCTCCGGCAACTCGCTGGGCGATGACGGCTGTCTGACGCACATCGAGAACGCGCTCAAGGAATTCGCCATCCCGCCGGAGAAAATCTGCTTCGAGATCACCGAAACGGAGGCCATCGCCAACCTCGGCAAGGCCACCCACTTCATCAACCGGCTCAAGAACCATGGCTGCAAGTTCGCCCTCGACGATTTCGGCAGCGGCTTTTCCTCCTATGCCTACCTGAAGAAGCTGCCGGTCGATTTTCTCAAGATCGACGGCATGTTCGTCAAGGACATCGCCTCGGATGCCGCGGACTACGCCATGGTCGAGTCGATCAACCACATCGGCCACGTCATGGGAAGAAAGACCATCGCCGAGTTCGTCGAGAACCAGCGCATCATGGACACGCTCAGCAAGCTCGGCGTCGATTACATGCAGGGCTACGGCATCGCCAAGCCGCGCCCATTGAGCGGGCTGCTCGAATAACGACTTGAATCCGGCGACTTCCGTGAATGGGCGTGCACTTGCTTCTACCGGATTTTCCCCCGGCTAAATCAAGCGAATTTCCCGCCATTTCTACCTGATTGCCCCCCGGGCAGATCAATCGATACGGCCCTGTGCGGTGCTATCATCGGTCCAACGCTCCACCGTTCCCGCGCCATCCGGACGCGGGCCTCGCCCGCAAGGGGCATTGGAGGTCAGGATGTTCACCACCAATCCGTTCCTCCCGCTGTCCGAATTCGTGTCACCCGCCGTCATGCAGGGCTACGTCGTGTTGATGGCGCTCGCGGTTGCCGTCGGAACGGCGTTCGATCTCCTTCATGACAGGAAATTCGAATTCTTCCTGCGCGACAGGAAGCGGCGCAAGGCGGCCGCGCAGCGGCAGCTCGGCGGCGCGGACATGGCCGCCATTGCGGCCAAAACCCTGGCGCACGACGTTGCGACGTTCGGCGAATTCTGCAACCGGCAGCGGCGGATTTCGCATGTCCTGATGTTCTACGGTTTCGTGCTTTACCTGCTCACGACCATCGCGCTGATATTCGTCTATCCGGCCGACACGTCCACGCCAGCCGTCCTCCCGCTCTTGTGGAACCTCGGCGCCCTGATGACGCTGCTTGGCGGTTACTGGTTCTTCTTCCTGCTCCGGGTGAACGTGGTCCATGACGGCCAGCCGCCCTGGCGACTGGTGCGCGCGGACCTGTTCATCGTCACCCTGCTTGCCAGCGTGAGCTTCGCGCTGCTGTTCGAATTGGCGGCAATGGCGGGCAACCCTGCCGCGACCGGGTTATGCGCCGGCCTCTACATCCTCTTCACCACGGCGCTGTTTGTTTCCGTGCCCTGGTCCAAGTTCGCCCACATGTTCTACAAGCCCGTGGTGGCCTTCCAGAGACGGGTCGAGGAAGCCGACGGTTCGTCCGACTTGCCGAGCCCGACAGGAGGCGAGCGATGCCCACCTTCACATACATGACGCGCTGCGACGGCTGCGGCGAGTGCGTGGATATCTGTCCCTCCGACATCATGCACATCGACCCGGTCTACCGCCGGTCTTACAACGTCGAGCCGAATTTCTGCTGGGAGTGCTACTCGTGCGTGAAGGCCTGCCCGCAGCACGCGATCGACGTGCGCGGGTTTGCCGACTTCGCGCCGCTGGGCCACAGCGTCAGGGTGCTGCGGGAAGAGAAAATGGGCACCATCTCGTGGAAGATCCGCTACCGCGATGGGCGGGTGAAGGAGTTCACCTTCCCGATCCGGACCACGCCCTGGGGTTCCATCAAGCCGCCATCCGATTACGCGGCGCCCGACGCAAACGCCCTGGGTTCCCAGATGCTCGCGCACGAGCCCACGGCGCTCGGGGTGGAGATGCTGCCGACCCTTCCGGTTCTCGACAAGAAAGAGGTGTGATGCCATGAGTCAGCGATCTTCAAAAAACATCAAGTTCGTGGACGCGGACATCCTCGTCATCGGCGGCGGTTTCGGCGGCTGCGGCGCCACTTACGAATCCCGCTACTGGGGGCGTGACCTGAAGATCGTACTGGTCGAGAAGGCCAACATCGAGCGCAGCGGCGCCGTCTCGCACGGCCTCTCGGCGATCAACTGCTACATGGGTATGCAGTGGGGCGAGAACCAGCCGGCCGACTTCGTGCGTTATGCGCGCGGCGACCTGATGGGGCTGGTGCGCGAGGATTTGATCTTCGACATCGCCCGGCATGTCGACTCCACGGTCCACAAGTTCGAGGAATGGGGCCTGCCGATCATGAAGGACCCGAAGACCGGCAGATACCTGCGGGAAGGGAAATGGCAGGTGATGATCCACGGCGAGAGCTACAAGCCGATCATCGCCGAGGCCGCCCGGAAGTCCGCCAGCGAAGTCTACAACCGCATCATGGTGACCCATCTGCTGATGGACAAGACGCGCCCCAACCGGGTGGCCGGCGCCCTCGGCTTCAACGTCCGCGACGGGCAGTTGCACGTGTTCCGCGCCAAGGCGGTGATCGTCGCCGCCGGCGGCGCCTCGCACGTGTTCCGGCCGCGCTCGGTCGGCGAAGGCGCGGGGAAGACCTGGTACGCCCCCTGGAGCAGCGCCTCGGCCTACGGCCTGGTGTTGCGCACCGGCGCCAAAATGATCCAGATGGAAAACCGCATCGTCCTCGCCCGCTTCAAGGACGGCTACGGTCCGGTCGGCGCCTGGTCGCTGCTGCTCAAGGCGCAGACCACCAACGCTTACGGCGAGAACTACGAGGCCGCCCGGCTCGACGAAATCAAATCCCTGGTCGGCAAATACGCGGAGACCACGCCGCTGCCGACCTGTTTGCGCAATCACGCCATGCTGCAGGAGGTCAAGGCCGGCAACGGCCCCATCTACATGCAGACCCAGCAGGTGCTCGACACCAAGGAGAAGGAAAATACCGGCTGGGAGGATTTCCTCGACATGACGGTCGGCCAGGCGGTGGTCTGGGCGTCGCAGAACATCGACCCCAAGGAGAAACCGTCCGAGCTGACCACCTCCGAGCCTTACGTCATGGGCTCACACGCCACCTGTTCCGGCGCCTGGGCCAGCGGACCGGAGGACTGCGCCCCGGCGGACTACCAGTGGGGCTACAACCGGATGACCACGGTCGAAGGGCTGTTCGGCGCCGGCGACACCATCGGCGGTTCCGCGCACAAGTTCTCCTCCGGCTCCTTCACCGAAGGGCGGATCGCCGGCAAGTCCGCCGTCAAATACGTCAGGGAACTGGCCGGCAACCCGCCCCAGGTGGACGAAGCGCAGCTCACGATGCTCCAGCAGGAAATCTTCAAGCCGCTGGAAAACTTCGAAATCGGCAGGAACGAGATCGTCGCCGGCAGCGTGGCGCCGAGCTACATCTCCCCTCTTCAAGGCCTGCAGCGGCTGGAAAAAATCATGGACGAGTACGTCGGCGGCATCAGCACCTTCTACATGACCAGCGAACCGATGCTCAACCGCGGCCTGGAACTGCTGACCATGCTCAAGGAAGACCTCGACCATATCGGCGCGGAGGACCTCCACCAGCTCCAGCGCGCCTGGGAACTCCACCACCGGGTCTGGACCGCCGAGGCGGTGCTCCGGCACACGCTGTACCGGCAGGAAACCCGGTGGCCCGGTTACTACTACCGCGGCGATTTCCCCAAGCTGGACGATGCCGACTGGCATGCCTTCACCGCGTCCCAGTACGACGTGAAGACGGGCGAATGGACCATGAGCAAGCTGCCGGTGCACCACATCATCGAGTGATGGGCAGCAAAGCCTGCGCAATTCCCGATGGGCTATTCAAACAACCCTGGATGGCAAAATGTCGACTAAACAGGACAGCCCGTCCGCGAAGATCCATCATCACGCAACTGGGACCGGTCATCTCGACCGTCCGGTGGACGACGTCCGGGACCATGTGCTCGGGCCGAACAACGCACCGATCACCCTGGTGGAATACGGCAGTTACGACTGCCCCCACTGCCGCGCGGCGAACGAGCGCATCACCGA from Sulfurimicrobium lacus carries:
- a CDS encoding serine/threonine protein kinase, whose amino-acid sequence is MAPMTIDGTTPFSALTPDAILNSLDSVGLRGDGRLLALNSYENRVYQVGMEEGPPLVAKFYRPARWTDAAILEEHAFVEELAEREIPVVPALKLGGGKTLHAFEGFRFALFPRHGGRAPELDDSNTLEWMGRFLGRIHAIGALRPFHERPTLDIKSFGEEPRDYLLAHDFIPTDLNEAYRSVVAQALDGVRRCFDRAGKVPILRLHGDCHAGNVLWTDSGPHFVDFDDSRMGPAVQDLWMLLSGERADMTRQLADVLAGYEDFYDFDTRELHLVEGLRTLRLIHYAAWLARRWDDPAFPAAFPWFNSQRYWQDRVLELREQIALMDEGPLWSA
- a CDS encoding EAL domain-containing protein, which gives rise to MTKPLAQTTNTQVIKLEEELYKRNQQIALFKEVVMAVRERFDVEGIFDMVASFAQGLIKAETVLIPVLDDNCTTYTYRAGCGLNAEEIVGESLDINLGICGWVWKHQRPWWHGVLEELDAEERNKWEKEVGSVILVPVVGRNHFLGGIAGINKIGGRDFDRNDLDLLTLLASQVAIAIDNNSLIEQLEQANRSLFSEKKKAQVTLSSIGDAVITTDTQGRIEYLNPVAEQIFATSLSEARSKRLAELGTLLFEHSRKEAGNLVERCLHRGGLPEQYNTLVLVRDERREIYLEPSAAPMRDQNGKAFGVVLVLRNTTQTHELTSQLSHQATHDALTGFFNRHEFEYRIKQAIHDAHVSNSEHTLLYMDLDQFKVINDTCGHIAGDELLKQYTAKLASRLRQDDILARIGGDEFGLLLQNSTTEQALAFANKILELTQHFRFVWEDKTFSIGISIGLINIDRESASVMHIMSRVDAACHMAKEAGRNRIYVHDEADQALHARHGEMEWTPRITKALEEQRMELHYQPIVQRDAPADLVSHYEILIRMRSESGQLIAPGAFLPAAERYNLIATIDRWVVSTYFRWLAEHPGHLQALELGSVNLSGNSLGDDGCLTHIENALKEFAIPPEKICFEITETEAIANLGKATHFINRLKNHGCKFALDDFGSGFSSYAYLKKLPVDFLKIDGMFVKDIASDAADYAMVESINHIGHVMGRKTIAEFVENQRIMDTLSKLGVDYMQGYGIAKPRPLSGLLE
- a CDS encoding adenylyl-sulfate reductase, encoding MFTTNPFLPLSEFVSPAVMQGYVVLMALAVAVGTAFDLLHDRKFEFFLRDRKRRKAAAQRQLGGADMAAIAAKTLAHDVATFGEFCNRQRRISHVLMFYGFVLYLLTTIALIFVYPADTSTPAVLPLLWNLGALMTLLGGYWFFFLLRVNVVHDGQPPWRLVRADLFIVTLLASVSFALLFELAAMAGNPAATGLCAGLYILFTTALFVSVPWSKFAHMFYKPVVAFQRRVEEADGSSDLPSPTGGERCPPSHT
- the aprB gene encoding adenylyl-sulfate reductase subunit beta, which gives rise to MPTFTYMTRCDGCGECVDICPSDIMHIDPVYRRSYNVEPNFCWECYSCVKACPQHAIDVRGFADFAPLGHSVRVLREEKMGTISWKIRYRDGRVKEFTFPIRTTPWGSIKPPSDYAAPDANALGSQMLAHEPTALGVEMLPTLPVLDKKEV
- the aprA gene encoding adenylyl-sulfate reductase subunit alpha, which translates into the protein MSQRSSKNIKFVDADILVIGGGFGGCGATYESRYWGRDLKIVLVEKANIERSGAVSHGLSAINCYMGMQWGENQPADFVRYARGDLMGLVREDLIFDIARHVDSTVHKFEEWGLPIMKDPKTGRYLREGKWQVMIHGESYKPIIAEAARKSASEVYNRIMVTHLLMDKTRPNRVAGALGFNVRDGQLHVFRAKAVIVAAGGASHVFRPRSVGEGAGKTWYAPWSSASAYGLVLRTGAKMIQMENRIVLARFKDGYGPVGAWSLLLKAQTTNAYGENYEAARLDEIKSLVGKYAETTPLPTCLRNHAMLQEVKAGNGPIYMQTQQVLDTKEKENTGWEDFLDMTVGQAVVWASQNIDPKEKPSELTTSEPYVMGSHATCSGAWASGPEDCAPADYQWGYNRMTTVEGLFGAGDTIGGSAHKFSSGSFTEGRIAGKSAVKYVRELAGNPPQVDEAQLTMLQQEIFKPLENFEIGRNEIVAGSVAPSYISPLQGLQRLEKIMDEYVGGISTFYMTSEPMLNRGLELLTMLKEDLDHIGAEDLHQLQRAWELHHRVWTAEAVLRHTLYRQETRWPGYYYRGDFPKLDDADWHAFTASQYDVKTGEWTMSKLPVHHIIE